Proteins from a single region of Cytophagaceae bacterium:
- a CDS encoding carboxypeptidase-like regulatory domain-containing protein: MKILKIILIFLLPLNSFCQEIVSGIVISKSDKLPIPGVIIQEKGTQNGCLTNMSGEFILSVKDLNSTIVFSFVGFEPKEIELKGRDRIEVILRESCNIDWFDYSQWSFSLMSGIFSTPIGGQIDLPPPPIKSFPVLKSSIGYQSNFKKNSLLVGNIGLYHLFESCDFNSDIIFSLKNLKFQDEFKSTTAGLETNLNFNKLGLIVGISRLKIEKNDLQYRLGPTLGFRLYPKKPLWLGLSGKISFYKNYKEINFNLERDFKKFGSFIRFNNISTFNELTFGLSKTFNHHEKKNNSRK, translated from the coding sequence ATGAAAATTCTAAAAATCATATTGATATTTCTCCTTCCATTAAATTCCTTTTGCCAAGAAATTGTAAGTGGAATAGTCATTTCTAAATCCGACAAATTGCCCATTCCTGGGGTAATAATACAGGAGAAAGGCACTCAAAATGGTTGTTTAACAAATATGTCAGGTGAATTTATTTTGTCAGTAAAGGATTTAAATTCAACAATTGTTTTTTCATTCGTTGGATTTGAACCAAAAGAAATTGAACTTAAGGGGAGAGATAGAATAGAGGTTATCTTGAGAGAAAGTTGTAATATAGATTGGTTTGATTATAGCCAATGGAGCTTTTCTTTAATGTCCGGTATATTTTCTACACCAATTGGTGGACAAATTGATTTACCTCCTCCTCCAATCAAAAGTTTTCCAGTTTTAAAATCATCTATAGGATATCAAAGTAATTTTAAAAAGAATAGCTTACTAGTTGGAAATATTGGTTTATACCATCTTTTTGAATCTTGTGATTTTAATTCAGACATAATATTTTCATTAAAAAATCTAAAATTTCAAGATGAATTTAAGTCAACTACTGCTGGTTTGGAAACCAATTTAAACTTTAATAAATTAGGTTTAATAGTCGGAATTAGTAGATTAAAAATTGAAAAAAACGACCTTCAATATCGATTAGGACCTACATTAGGATTTAGATTATATCCAAAAAAACCTTTATGGTTAGGTTTAAGTGGTAAAATTTCATTTTATAAAAATTACAAAGAAATTAATTTTAATCTTGAAAGGGATTTTAAAAAATTTGGCTCATTTATAAGATTTAATAACATTAGTACTTTTAACGAATTAACTTTTGGTTTGTCTAAAACTTTTAATCATCATGAAAAAAAGAATAATTCTAGAAAATAA
- a CDS encoding EamA family transporter, whose product MIYLILSILFSVLLLVNFRIFPKYGINTAQAIALNYPVCFISGYILMPAGQKFSMPLAENWVWFSLLLGFGFIITFILSGASTQKIGMTITSLANNISLVIPVLFSLLVFNTGEIQFSGLNYFGLILAILAIGIATFKSGDTGQQQANWLTTGGLALAVFLMYGITNTAINYLNIKYIADPSRTIPVTLVMIFGAIMGGLFLLLYNYFAKKEKLELKNLIAAISLGIPNFLSFYFLILTLGHFGNSGAFVYPVYNIGVIAVSALFSIIFFKEKISKLNTIGIALAILAIALISWEKLF is encoded by the coding sequence ATGATCTATCTGATATTAAGTATTTTATTCTCGGTTCTGTTACTGGTAAATTTCAGAATATTTCCGAAATACGGCATCAACACCGCCCAGGCAATTGCCCTAAATTATCCGGTATGTTTTATTTCAGGATATATACTAATGCCCGCCGGACAGAAATTCAGTATGCCTTTGGCTGAAAACTGGGTATGGTTTTCGCTTCTTTTGGGATTTGGATTTATCATAACTTTCATTCTGAGTGGTGCATCTACCCAAAAAATCGGGATGACGATCACTTCCTTGGCCAATAATATTTCTTTGGTAATCCCGGTATTATTCAGTCTTTTGGTATTCAATACCGGCGAAATTCAATTTAGTGGGCTTAACTATTTCGGGTTGATTCTGGCCATATTGGCCATCGGTATTGCCACATTTAAAAGTGGTGATACCGGTCAACAACAAGCAAACTGGCTCACCACCGGCGGGCTGGCCTTAGCGGTATTTTTGATGTATGGAATCACCAACACTGCCATCAACTATCTCAATATCAAATATATCGCTGATCCTTCCCGTACTATTCCGGTTACTTTAGTGATGATTTTTGGTGCTATAATGGGAGGTCTTTTTCTTTTGCTCTACAATTATTTTGCAAAAAAAGAAAAACTTGAGCTTAAAAACCTGATTGCAGCAATTTCACTCGGAATTCCCAATTTCCTTTCTTTCTATTTTCTGATTTTGACATTAGGACATTTCGGAAATAGCGGGGCCTTTGTTTATCCCGTTTATAATATTGGAGTGATAGCAGTTTCTGCCTTGTTTTCAATTATTTTTTTCAAAGAAAAAATTTCCAAACTAAATACCATTGGCATTGCTTTAGCGATTTTAGCTATTGCCTTGATTTCATGGGAGAAATTGTTTTAA
- the purU gene encoding formyltetrahydrofolate deformylase: MSKHILLMEGPDAKGLIFHVTSVLYKNECNIFKQDEYVSPNGWFYMRTEFESTNGYEPEKVLLDLRKVIPNEEIKFKLHQQKKKDIVLLCTKEHHCLSEILIRYAFEELNANVLAVVSNYNSLQPFVGKFGIPFHYISAEDKSREEHEEAVLKTLDIYKPEFLVLAKYMRILSPGFVSNYSNRIINIHHSFLPAFIGANPYKQAYERGVKIIGATAHFVNDNLDEGPIIAQDTKEVDHRYSAQDMARDGRDVEKMVLIKALKLVLDDRVFIFGNRTVIL; this comes from the coding sequence ATGTCAAAACATATCCTATTGATGGAAGGTCCTGATGCAAAGGGACTTATATTTCATGTAACCAGCGTTTTGTACAAAAACGAATGCAATATTTTCAAACAAGACGAATATGTGAGCCCTAATGGCTGGTTTTATATGCGGACCGAGTTTGAAAGTACTAATGGGTATGAGCCGGAAAAGGTTTTGCTGGATTTGAGGAAAGTTATCCCGAATGAAGAGATAAAATTTAAACTTCACCAACAAAAAAAGAAAGATATCGTGCTTTTATGCACAAAAGAGCATCATTGTCTTTCTGAAATTCTGATAAGATACGCCTTTGAAGAGTTAAATGCCAATGTACTGGCGGTTGTGAGTAACTACAATTCACTTCAGCCATTTGTGGGAAAATTTGGCATTCCTTTCCATTACATCTCGGCTGAAGATAAATCCCGGGAAGAGCACGAGGAAGCAGTTTTGAAAACATTGGATATCTACAAACCGGAATTTTTAGTTTTGGCAAAATATATGAGAATCCTTTCTCCTGGTTTTGTATCTAATTATTCCAATAGGATCATCAATATCCATCACTCCTTTTTGCCTGCATTTATAGGAGCTAACCCTTACAAGCAAGCTTATGAAAGAGGTGTAAAAATCATTGGTGCTACTGCACACTTCGTGAATGATAATCTAGATGAAGGACCAATCATTGCCCAAGATACCAAAGAAGTAGATCACCGGTATTCGGCCCAGGATATGGCCCGGGATGGTCGTGACGTGGAAAAAATGGTATTAATAAAAGCTTTGAAACTAGTCCTGGATGACAGAGTTTTTATTTTCGGAAACCGAACCGTAATTCTCTAA
- the der gene encoding ribosome biogenesis GTPase Der — MSNIVAIVGRPNVGKSTLFNRLIEERVAITDNQSGVTRDRHYGNAFWLKKNFTVIDTGGYVVGSDDTFEEAIRRQVELALEESTIILFVVDTKAGLTELDEEFANVLRRSKKPVFIVANKAETFERAQLVASEFYSMGLDSEIYPISAADGSGTGDLLDAMSKYLEDDRPENPNEGVPRISILGRPNVGKSSYLNALLGKERSIVTDIAGTTRDSIDTRYTLYGKDFVITDTAGIRKKAKVNEDIEFYSVLRSIKALDNSDVCIVLLDATLGLESQDISIIAQAHNAKKGIVLMVNKWDALEKDSKTADTLKKEFLERLAPMNYMPVIFASALEKTRIFQVIEKAMEVYEIRKTVYPTSKINDILLPIIERTPPPSIKGKMVKIKYIVQIPTPSPTFVFFCNLPQYVKESYQRFLQNQIREHFGFEGVVITTFFRKK; from the coding sequence ATGTCAAATATAGTAGCCATAGTAGGAAGACCCAACGTAGGCAAATCAACCCTCTTTAACCGATTAATAGAGGAAAGAGTGGCTATAACCGATAACCAATCAGGCGTAACCCGCGACCGCCATTATGGAAATGCCTTTTGGTTAAAAAAGAATTTTACTGTAATAGACACAGGTGGATATGTGGTCGGGTCTGACGACACTTTCGAAGAAGCCATACGTCGTCAGGTAGAACTCGCCCTTGAAGAATCTACCATCATATTGTTTGTAGTGGATACAAAAGCCGGTCTTACCGAACTCGATGAAGAGTTTGCCAACGTACTCAGAAGGTCCAAAAAACCAGTTTTCATTGTAGCCAATAAAGCCGAAACTTTCGAAAGAGCCCAATTGGTAGCTTCTGAATTTTACAGTATGGGACTCGACTCTGAGATTTATCCTATTTCGGCAGCTGATGGCTCCGGCACTGGGGACCTGCTCGACGCCATGTCAAAATATCTGGAAGATGACAGGCCCGAAAATCCTAATGAAGGCGTACCGAGAATCTCGATTTTGGGAAGACCAAATGTCGGAAAGTCATCCTATCTTAATGCCCTGCTTGGCAAAGAACGCTCCATTGTGACTGACATAGCCGGTACCACCCGTGATTCCATTGACACCCGCTATACACTCTACGGAAAAGATTTTGTGATAACCGACACCGCCGGCATAAGAAAAAAAGCCAAAGTAAATGAAGACATCGAGTTTTATTCGGTCTTGAGGTCAATAAAGGCACTGGACAATTCCGATGTTTGTATAGTTCTGCTTGATGCCACACTTGGCCTTGAGTCACAGGATATAAGTATCATAGCTCAGGCTCATAATGCCAAAAAAGGTATTGTGCTGATGGTAAACAAATGGGATGCTCTGGAAAAAGACTCCAAAACTGCCGATACCTTGAAAAAAGAGTTTTTGGAACGTTTAGCTCCAATGAACTATATGCCGGTAATATTTGCATCTGCTTTGGAAAAGACCCGTATTTTCCAGGTCATTGAAAAAGCTATGGAAGTATATGAAATCCGCAAAACGGTGTATCCAACTTCCAAAATTAATGATATTCTATTACCGATTATCGAACGTACTCCACCTCCATCAATCAAAGGCAAAATGGTGAAAATCAAATATATAGTTCAGATCCCTACGCCTTCACCAACATTTGTTTTCTTCTGCAATTTGCCACAATATGTAAAAGAGTCTTACCAAAGATTTTTGCAAAATCAGATCAGAGAACACTTTGGCTTTGAGGGAGTTGTGATTACGACTTTCTTTAGGAAAAAATGA
- a CDS encoding anti-sigma factor, producing the protein MNTKEYIASGILEAYVLGETTDQERREVACLSKIYPEVKEELTRLELTMEAYAKAHAMPVNQDLKERIFAGMDFEKTEIPEVLEPKIISLWPKVSIAAAVILGVLALGLFYQNNTMKQQMAIVKDENQKMADEMSKDQKLIALFKETKMIKLKGVEKSPESLAMVFYDEKNASASIMVESLPKAPTGMQYQLWGIVDGVPVDMGIIDNQHESKVLAMKNIKGKPAAFAMTLEKQGGSPTPTLEEMYVIGNV; encoded by the coding sequence ATGAATACGAAAGAATATATAGCGTCAGGCATACTCGAGGCTTACGTTTTGGGCGAAACTACCGACCAGGAGCGTAGAGAAGTAGCGTGTCTTTCCAAAATCTATCCGGAGGTAAAAGAAGAACTTACCCGGCTTGAACTAACGATGGAGGCCTATGCTAAAGCACATGCCATGCCAGTTAATCAAGATCTCAAAGAGAGGATTTTTGCAGGAATGGATTTCGAAAAAACTGAAATTCCGGAAGTTTTGGAGCCGAAAATCATCAGTCTTTGGCCAAAAGTTTCTATAGCCGCAGCCGTAATACTGGGAGTGCTTGCATTGGGCTTGTTTTACCAAAACAACACCATGAAACAACAAATGGCTATCGTTAAGGATGAAAATCAGAAAATGGCGGATGAAATGTCAAAAGACCAGAAACTGATTGCTCTTTTCAAAGAAACCAAAATGATAAAACTCAAAGGCGTTGAGAAATCACCAGAAAGCCTGGCCATGGTATTTTATGATGAAAAAAATGCCTCTGCAAGTATAATGGTAGAGTCATTACCAAAGGCACCCACTGGAATGCAATATCAACTTTGGGGAATTGTCGATGGCGTTCCGGTGGATATGGGAATAATTGATAATCAGCACGAAAGTAAGGTTTTGGCCATGAAAAACATTAAAGGGAAACCTGCAGCTTTTGCAATGACCCTCGAAAAGCAAGGGGGAAGTCCTACGCCTACATTGGAGGAAATGTATGTGATAGGGAATGTTTAG
- a CDS encoding DUF423 domain-containing protein encodes MNNTLIKIGAILGAIGVSFGAFGAHALKSFLEDSGRTDTFETAVKYLFYHALGIILIGIIQEKYSNKWLKYAGSGMTAGVIIFAGSIFTICFTGIKAFGAVAPIGGTLMILSWLSLFWGVGKK; translated from the coding sequence ATGAACAATACATTAATAAAAATAGGGGCGATTTTGGGGGCGATTGGCGTAAGTTTTGGAGCATTTGGAGCTCATGCTTTAAAGTCATTTTTGGAAGATTCGGGCCGAACCGATACTTTTGAAACTGCCGTTAAATACCTTTTTTATCATGCTTTGGGCATTATTCTCATTGGGATAATTCAGGAAAAATATTCTAACAAATGGCTAAAATATGCAGGTAGTGGTATGACAGCCGGAGTCATCATTTTCGCAGGAAGCATTTTTACCATCTGTTTTACAGGAATAAAGGCATTTGGAGCTGTGGCTCCCATAGGTGGCACTTTAATGATACTTTCCTGGTTATCACTGTTTTGGGGTGTGGGTAAAAAATGA
- a CDS encoding fasciclin domain-containing protein: MKKQFKTLGIVALLAISSLNGFAQKGTVWVGGEAMYPTKNIVENAVNSKDHTTLVAAVKAAGLVDALMGPGPFTVFAPVNTAFDKLPKGTVEMVLKPENKATLTKVLTYHVVAGKLDAKELMKQIEKGKGEAKLKTLAGNTLTAKMNGDMNVILQDENGMMANISTYNVYQSNGVIHAIDTVLMPK, encoded by the coding sequence ATGAAAAAGCAATTCAAAACTCTCGGAATCGTAGCATTATTAGCAATTTCAAGCCTCAACGGTTTTGCTCAAAAAGGAACAGTATGGGTAGGCGGAGAAGCCATGTACCCTACCAAAAACATTGTCGAAAACGCGGTGAACTCCAAAGATCACACCACGTTGGTAGCAGCTGTGAAAGCTGCGGGATTGGTTGATGCCCTCATGGGCCCTGGTCCTTTCACGGTATTTGCTCCCGTGAACACTGCATTCGACAAACTCCCTAAAGGCACTGTAGAAATGGTTTTAAAACCTGAAAACAAAGCAACGCTCACCAAAGTTTTAACCTATCATGTGGTGGCAGGTAAATTGGATGCAAAAGAGCTGATGAAACAAATCGAAAAAGGTAAAGGTGAAGCCAAACTCAAAACGCTTGCAGGCAACACGCTTACGGCTAAAATGAATGGCGACATGAATGTGATTTTACAGGACGAAAATGGCATGATGGCCAACATTTCGACTTACAATGTGTACCAATCCAACGGCGTGATACATGCTATTGACACCGTCTTGATGCCAAAATAA
- a CDS encoding alcohol dehydrogenase catalytic domain-containing protein, with amino-acid sequence MKALLLTGPNTWEIAEIPTPTPAKGQVLVKMAFAPVNPSDLSFLTGNYGLKKPFPVVPGLEGSGTVVASGGGFLANRLLNKRVACTAGSGNGTWAEYMLTDAGKCIDIPDSIDQQQASMLFVNPLTAISFIKQAKNFGANAIVISAAGSALGKMVIYHAQKAGIPVIGVIRNISGKTKLKSAGFEEIFALSEDNVFDQLKEFSKKYKKIIYFDAVSGGDIPYKILNALPDNSKMVIYGRLDLNPTEMQPQNLLFKQNIIEGYWLSKELKDKSILNVLLDISKIKKMLRSGFETQIQGVFDLENAQKAIDAYTQNMSAGKVLLKFI; translated from the coding sequence ATGAAAGCCCTTTTACTTACAGGTCCCAATACCTGGGAAATCGCCGAGATTCCGACTCCAACACCCGCCAAAGGACAGGTTTTGGTAAAAATGGCCTTCGCTCCGGTTAATCCCTCCGATCTGTCGTTTCTTACAGGTAATTATGGATTAAAAAAGCCCTTTCCTGTGGTTCCGGGTCTCGAAGGAAGCGGCACAGTAGTGGCCTCTGGTGGGGGCTTTTTGGCCAATAGGCTCTTAAATAAACGTGTGGCATGCACAGCTGGATCTGGCAATGGTACCTGGGCAGAATACATGCTTACCGATGCCGGAAAATGCATAGATATTCCCGATAGTATTGACCAACAACAAGCTTCTATGCTTTTTGTAAACCCACTTACAGCGATTTCTTTTATCAAACAAGCCAAAAATTTTGGAGCCAATGCCATCGTAATTTCAGCAGCAGGAAGTGCACTGGGCAAAATGGTGATTTACCACGCTCAAAAAGCCGGAATTCCGGTTATTGGCGTAATCAGAAATATTTCGGGTAAGACTAAACTTAAAAGTGCCGGTTTTGAGGAAATTTTTGCCCTTTCTGAAGATAATGTTTTTGACCAGCTCAAAGAATTTTCAAAAAAATATAAGAAAATAATATACTTCGATGCAGTAAGCGGTGGTGATATTCCCTACAAGATCCTTAATGCCCTGCCTGATAACTCAAAAATGGTGATCTACGGACGGCTTGACCTCAATCCTACAGAAATGCAGCCTCAAAATCTGCTTTTCAAACAAAATATCATTGAGGGTTATTGGCTAAGTAAAGAACTGAAAGACAAGTCAATACTAAATGTTCTTCTGGATATTTCGAAAATAAAAAAGATGCTTAGAAGTGGTTTTGAAACTCAAATTCAGGGTGTTTTTGATTTAGAAAATGCTCAAAAAGCCATTGATGCCTATACCCAAAATATGTCTGCCGGAAAAGTATTACTGAAGTTTATTTAA
- a CDS encoding DUF5615 family PIN-like protein: MQLDSLNFLIDTQLPPVLAAFFKRKGFVAIHTSRVKEGGEFMSDSEIISYAIENNLIIVTKDKDFVDCFFTKGFPPKILQLQFGNIKNNELVDLLELNIQSIISLFSEGNNLIIFSQNNLVSY, from the coding sequence ATGCAGCTTGATTCTTTGAATTTTTTGATTGATACACAACTCCCTCCTGTTTTAGCTGCATTTTTTAAAAGAAAGGGATTTGTTGCCATCCATACTTCTAGGGTAAAGGAAGGTGGAGAGTTTATGTCAGATTCCGAAATAATTTCTTACGCTATTGAAAACAATCTTATAATTGTAACCAAAGATAAAGACTTTGTAGATTGCTTTTTCACAAAAGGATTTCCACCAAAAATACTCCAACTCCAATTTGGAAATATTAAGAACAACGAATTAGTTGATTTATTAGAGCTTAATATACAATCAATTATCTCTTTGTTTTCCGAAGGAAATAACCTTATAATTTTTAGCCAAAACAATCTGGTTTCTTACTGA
- a CDS encoding four helix bundle protein has protein sequence MTEELFKKRTKNLALICGEFVDGLPSRKSLDIYGRHLIRSSSSVGANYRAVCRAKSQADMINKLKIVEEETDETLYWLELIEESSHITNNEPLNFLKKEADEILSMIISSLKL, from the coding sequence ATGACAGAGGAACTTTTCAAAAAAAGAACAAAAAATCTGGCATTGATTTGCGGTGAATTTGTGGATGGATTGCCAAGTAGAAAAAGCTTAGATATTTATGGAAGACATCTAATTAGGTCGTCGTCTTCTGTAGGTGCAAATTATAGGGCGGTTTGCAGAGCAAAATCTCAGGCCGATATGATTAATAAATTGAAGATTGTAGAAGAAGAAACTGATGAGACCCTTTACTGGTTAGAGTTAATAGAAGAATCTTCACATATCACTAATAATGAGCCATTAAATTTCCTCAAAAAAGAAGCCGACGAAATTTTATCTATGATTATTTCGTCTTTAAAACTTTGA
- a CDS encoding ABC transporter ATP-binding protein, with protein MNIYFKILKFAGNIRGFLLPFIIASLIAGVFGVLNLVLLKPLLDVLFGQVSREVLQEMAQKPAQDFQLVDQFERFFAQTVLEEGKMGGLKLVVLTILVVSLIGNSARYLSMRVLEKFKTGMVANLRQTVFEHTLRLHLGFFTNEKKGELISRITTDVQEVENSIANSFSAAIKELILLVAYLVALFVISWKLTLFSLIVIPVTGAFLGIILKRMRHNAGDSQQRLSNLMSIMDEAFGSMRVVKAFLAEKYISGKFFEENDAYRRSMYRYATKREMANPFSEFIGISMVASLLYFGGSLILSHESALSASTFIAYIALFSQVVRPAKEISQAISTAQRGLASGKRVLDLLEQKSDIENVAVSKSEVSFSDKIAFENVDFSYDKSTEVLKNIKIEIKKGKMVALVGASGSGKSTLADLAIRFFDPINGKVSLDGVSMKDISKADLRGHIGVVTQEAILYNDTVYNNIAFGRKTTMEEVKNAAKIANALEFIEAMPEGFNTSVGDRGSKLSGGQRQRISIARAILKNPPILILDEATSALDTESERLVQEALTQLMKDRTSLVIAHRLSTIQAADVIYVVQNGQVVEQGSHADLIALDGGYYKKLVSMQEIQ; from the coding sequence ATGAATATATATTTTAAAATACTAAAATTTGCCGGGAACATTCGCGGATTTTTACTTCCATTTATCATTGCTTCGCTTATCGCGGGTGTTTTCGGAGTATTAAATCTCGTTCTGCTCAAGCCCTTGTTGGATGTACTTTTTGGGCAGGTTTCGAGGGAAGTTTTACAGGAAATGGCTCAGAAACCCGCTCAGGATTTTCAGTTGGTGGACCAATTTGAGCGTTTTTTCGCCCAGACTGTACTTGAAGAGGGCAAAATGGGTGGACTCAAACTTGTGGTACTTACTATTTTGGTGGTAAGTCTGATCGGGAATTCAGCCAGATACCTGAGTATGAGGGTTTTGGAAAAATTTAAAACCGGTATGGTGGCCAATCTCCGACAAACAGTTTTCGAGCATACTTTAAGGCTACATCTGGGTTTTTTTACCAATGAAAAAAAAGGGGAGCTCATTTCCAGAATTACGACCGATGTGCAGGAAGTCGAAAATTCTATCGCCAATTCATTTTCAGCAGCCATTAAAGAACTCATTTTACTTGTGGCTTATCTTGTGGCTTTATTTGTTATTTCCTGGAAACTTACCCTATTTTCTTTGATTGTTATTCCGGTAACCGGGGCGTTTTTGGGTATAATTCTGAAAAGAATGCGACACAATGCAGGTGACAGTCAGCAGCGGCTCAGCAATCTGATGAGTATCATGGACGAGGCTTTTGGGAGTATGCGAGTGGTAAAGGCTTTTTTGGCTGAAAAATATATTTCAGGTAAGTTTTTTGAAGAAAATGACGCCTACCGTAGGTCAATGTATCGCTATGCCACCAAACGCGAAATGGCCAATCCGTTTTCAGAATTCATCGGGATCAGCATGGTGGCTTCTTTGCTGTATTTTGGGGGAAGTTTGATTTTGAGCCATGAAAGTGCTCTTTCAGCTTCTACTTTTATTGCATATATCGCACTTTTTTCACAGGTGGTGAGGCCCGCAAAAGAGATTTCTCAGGCTATAAGCACGGCACAGCGTGGTTTGGCTTCCGGGAAAAGAGTTTTGGATTTACTTGAGCAAAAATCTGATATAGAGAATGTGGCGGTTTCAAAATCAGAAGTGAGTTTTTCTGATAAAATAGCCTTTGAAAATGTGGATTTTAGTTATGATAAATCTACAGAGGTTTTGAAAAACATAAAAATCGAAATCAAAAAAGGGAAAATGGTGGCTTTGGTTGGGGCCTCGGGAAGCGGAAAATCGACTCTGGCCGATTTGGCTATACGATTTTTTGATCCTATCAATGGAAAGGTAAGTCTGGATGGTGTTTCTATGAAAGATATTTCGAAAGCTGACCTCCGGGGGCATATTGGGGTGGTGACTCAAGAGGCCATTTTGTATAATGATACAGTGTATAACAACATTGCTTTTGGCCGAAAAACGACGATGGAGGAAGTGAAAAATGCGGCCAAAATCGCCAATGCTTTGGAATTTATCGAAGCCATGCCTGAAGGGTTTAATACTTCGGTGGGCGACCGTGGCTCCAAGCTCAGCGGCGGACAAAGACAGAGGATATCGATTGCCAGAGCTATTTTGAAAAATCCGCCAATTTTGATTTTGGATGAGGCCACATCGGCCCTGGATACCGAGTCGGAAAGGCTTGTGCAAGAGGCACTTACGCAACTAATGAAAGACCGAACCAGCCTAGTTATTGCCCATCGTCTTAGTACTATTCAGGCCGCCGATGTGATATATGTTGTTCAAAACGGACAAGTAGTCGAGCAAGGTTCACACGCCGACTTGATTGCCCTTGATGGCGGTTATTACAAGAAATTGGTAAGTATGCAGGAGATACAATAG
- a CDS encoding DUF433 domain-containing protein, translating to MENYLERITLDKEVCGGKPTIRKMRFTVSQMLELLASGMSSAEILEDYPFIEEGDIKASLQYAAKIANAKTLTPSSNAA from the coding sequence ATGGAAAATTATCTGGAAAGAATTACATTGGACAAAGAGGTTTGCGGTGGTAAACCTACCATAAGAAAAATGAGGTTTACTGTAAGTCAAATGCTGGAATTGCTTGCATCCGGAATGTCTTCTGCTGAGATTTTAGAAGATTATCCATTTATTGAGGAAGGAGATATCAAAGCAAGTCTTCAATATGCTGCAAAAATTGCCAATGCAAAAACATTGACGCCTTCGTCCAATGCAGCTTGA
- a CDS encoding RNA polymerase sigma factor — MGIITRIVKDSEKSEDLLQDVFLKIWKKINDYDPSKGRLFTWMVNIARNTAIDAYRKDKNVFLEDIDTKINTIDTTFVADSVNYNFDVKAITENLKSDRKVLIDMVYFQGYTQEEAAEILQIPLGTAKSRIRTALQDLKAYFRI, encoded by the coding sequence ATGGGAATTATCACCAGAATCGTGAAAGACAGCGAAAAATCAGAAGATCTGCTTCAGGATGTATTTCTCAAAATCTGGAAAAAAATCAATGACTATGACCCTTCAAAAGGTCGCCTGTTTACCTGGATGGTCAACATCGCCCGTAATACCGCTATTGATGCCTACCGAAAAGACAAAAATGTGTTTCTGGAAGACATCGACACAAAAATCAATACGATTGACACTACATTTGTGGCTGATAGTGTCAACTATAATTTTGATGTAAAAGCCATCACTGAAAACCTGAAAAGCGACCGTAAAGTACTGATTGATATGGTTTATTTTCAGGGATATACACAGGAGGAAGCCGCGGAGATTTTACAGATTCCGCTCGGAACGGCCAAGTCACGTATCAGAACAGCATTACAGGACCTAAAAGCTTATTTTAGAATATGA